The following coding sequences are from one Saccopteryx bilineata isolate mSacBil1 chromosome 3, mSacBil1_pri_phased_curated, whole genome shotgun sequence window:
- the LOC136331911 gene encoding vacuolar ATPase assembly integral membrane protein VMA21-like, translating to MERLDKAALNALQPPDFRNESSLASTLKTLLFTALMITVPIGLYFTTKSYVFEGAFGMSNRESYFYAAIVAVVAVHVVLALFVYVAWNEGS from the coding sequence ATGGAGCGCCTTGATAAAGCGGCGCTAAATGCGCTGCAGCCGCCCGACTTCAGAAATGAAAGTTCATTAGCATCTACCCTGAAGACTCTCCTGTTCACAGCTTTAATGATCACTGTACCTATTGGCTTATATTTTACCACTAAATCTTATGTTTTTGAAGGTGCCTTTGGGATGTCCAATAGGGAAAGCTATTTTTATGCTGCTATTGTTGCAGTGGTTGCTGTCCATGTGGTGCTGGCCCTCTTTGTTTATGTGGCCTGGAATGAAGGCTCATGA